The Actinosynnema mirum DSM 43827 genomic interval ACCGGAAAGGACTTGTGGAAGCGATTCCACGTGTGTGCCACCGGGTGTTCACCCCGCTTGCCGAGGAGTGGGACAGGGGGCTAGTCTCATGCCCGTGACTGCCGGGTCGGCCGCTTACGGCCACTACCGAGACGGGCTCCCGGCCCAGGCTTGATCGCCGGGCGGGCCCGTGGTCCGCCGCATCCGGGTTCTCCTCCCCCTGACGACCGCGCACGGGTTCCGCGCGCCCTTCGTGGGCTTCAGCGCGCCGTTCTCCCTTGCCAGGTCGGGTTTTCGCGACGCCTGAGCGCCGCGCTGCCCGCGTCCCCACCACCGGTCCGCGCCGACCGGTCGCCGCGACGCGCCCTGTGAACCACCTCCCACCGAGGCACGCCCGACGCCGCCGGTGTCCTCGGCCTGCCCGGAAAACCCTGGAGAGACCCCATGACCGATGCCTTCAAGCAGTTCAACCAGCAGGTGATCGACGAGTTCCGGGCCAACGCCGGGCGCGTCGGCGGCATGTTCGAGGGCGGCAGGCTGCTGCTGCTCACCACCACCGGCGCGCGCACCGGCGCCAAGCACACCAACCCCGTCGGCTACCTGCCGGACGTGGAGCGGGTGCTCGTGATCGCGTCGGCGGGCGGGGCGCCCAAGCACCCCGACTGGTACCTGAACCTGGTGGCCAACCCCAGGGTGACCGTGGAGAACGGGGTCTTCACCTACGAGGCGGACGCCGAGGTGCTGCGGGGCGAGGAGCGGGCGCGGATGTTCGCGCGCGCCGTCGAGGCCGATCCGGGGTGGGGCGCGTACCAGGAGAAGACGACGCGGGTGCTGCCGGTGGTGGCGCTGAACCCGGTGCCGGGGCCGCCGACGCCGAACGAGAAGTCGATGGGGGGCGCGCTGCTGGCCGTGCACGACGCGTTCCGGCGCGAGTTGGCGTTGGTGCGCAAGGAGATCCGGGCCTCGGGCGGGACGCTCGGCGCGCAGTTGCGGGTGAACTGCCTGACCGTGTGCGCCGGGCTGCGCAACCACCACACCGGTGAGGACTTGATGCTGTTCCCGCACCTGCGGAACCGGTACCCGGAGATGGGGCCGGTGATGGACCGGTTGGCGCGCGAGCACGAGGCGATCGCGGCGCTGCTGGCGCGGCTCAAGGAGGCGGTCGCGGGCGGGGGCGCCGGGGTGGCGGACGAGGTGGACCGGCTCGCGGAGGAGCTGGAGGCGCACCTGCGGTACGAGGAGGAGAACCTGATCCCGTTGCTGGGGTGAGGTTTCCCGCTGTCCCGCCGGGTGGTCCGGCGGGACGGCGGGAGGCGGGTCACTCCTCGTCGAAGCCGCCCGCGAAGTCCTCGCCCTCGTCCTCGAACGAGTCGCCGACCTCGTCGATGACCTCGTTGAGGATCATGCCGCCGACGACGCCCGCCGCGACGCCGCCGACGACCGCGCCCATGCCGGGGCCGCGACGCTCCTGGTGGTGGTGCTGGTCGTAGCCGTAGGCGGGCTGGCCGCCGTAACCCGGCTGACCGTAACCGGGCTGCCCGTAGGCGCCGGGCTGACCGTAGCCGGGCTGGCCGTAACCGCCGGGCTGCCCGTAGCCGGGCTGGCCGCCGAACGCGGGGTTGCCGCCGAACGCCGGGTTCGCGCCGTAACCGGGCTGACCGCCGAACGCGCCGTGACCACCGCGCTCGACCACCTGGGTGAGCCACTGCCCGATGGCGGACGCCCAGTCGGTGTGCATGGCGTCGTTGTGCGACACGTGGAAGCGCCCGAACGCGTCGCCACCGGAGCTGAACACGCCGCCGCGCTTGTCGGCCTCCAGGACCACGACGAGCTCGTGCGGGTTCGCGACGAAGGTCAGCTCGACCTCGTTGACCCGGCCCGCGAACTGCTGCGGCGGGAAGAACTCCAGCTCCTGGTAGAAGCCGAGCTCCTGGTTGACGCCGTGGATGCGGCCTGCCTCGACGTCCGCCTTGCGGAACTGGAAGCCGAGCTGCCCGAACGCCTGGAGCACGCGGTCCTGCGAGGGCAGCGGGGAGATCAGCACCGGGTCGAGGTCGCCCTTGTCGGGGGCGCCCGCGATGACCAGCTCGGTGCGCACGCCCACGGACACGCCGGGCAGCGGCGCGCCGCCGACGGCGGTCACCGGGGTCTCCCACGGCACCGGGATCTGGAACGGCACGGAGAGCGGCTGGTTCGCGGCGACGCGCACGTTGTGGGCGACCGCGACCCGCAGGAACTCGGCAACGCCCGCGTACTCGTTGTCGTGCCGCTCGACCTCGACGCGGGTCACCAGGGACAGCACGACCTGGTCGATGACCGCCTCGGAGCTGCCGCCCTGGATGCGCACCTGGCCGCTGATCAGCTGGCCGGGCGCGGTGTGCGGGGAGTCCAGCACGGTGTCGACCGACGGGCCGCCGACGCCGAAGGCGCTCAGCATCCGCTTGAACATCAGGTTTTCCTCCGTTGGGAAGGATGAGGTGGGGGTCGTGCCGGTGGTGTGGTAGTGCTGGGATCGTGCTGCGGTGACCACGCGAATCGGTCGAGACGGGCACTGAGCGTGACAGTAGCACGTGGCACTGTATGGTTTGCGTGTTGATTGTCGTGGGAACGGGCGCGGGCACGGGTGGAAGGTGGTGTGGCGCGGTGACCGAGGCGTTGATCAGGATCGGCGAGCTGGCGGCGAAGGCCGGCGTGAGTCCTCGGACCGTCGACCACTACACGAACCTGGGGCTGCTGATGCCCGCCGGGCGGTCCGGGGGGAACTACCGGCTGTACCGGGAGCAGGACGCGGACGTGATCGCGCTGGTGAAGGAGCTGGAGGCGGGCGGGCTGCCGCTGGAGGAGATCGCGAAGGCGATGACCTCCGGGGAGGCGGACGTGACGGGGGCGCTGGAGCGGATCGGGGCGGACCTGGATCTGCTGAAGGGGGCTGCGGACGCCGCGGCGCCGGAGTTGCAGGGGTTGCTGGCGGTGATCGCGGGACGGGTGCAGTCGTTGATCACGATCGCGCTCCAGATCCCGCCGGATCTGCTGCTGCCGTGAGCTGAGCACGCCGCTGCCCCCGGGAACCGCGGGGGGCGGTTCCCGGGGGCAGCGGGTGATGACCTCCGAAGATCAGCCGAGCACGGGGGCCTCGGGCGCTTCCGGAGCGCGGAGCCCCAGCTGCTCCATCACCTTCCCGGCCGCGACCCGGCCCGGCCCGCGCACGGTGGTGATCTTGTCGCCGCTGATGATGTTGTTCTGCCAGATCTCGGCGTCACGCCGCCAGTCGATCTTCTGCGCGAGCTCGACGTAGCGCTGCTCGCGCCAGGCCGGGTCGGGGTTCTTCTCGATCTCGTAGGCGACGTGCCCGATGATCACCAGGCCGGTCGCGGTCATGTTGATGTACTGCTTGCGGTAGTCCACGACCTGGTTGGCCGGGCCACCGCTGGTGGGCAGCTCGGCGATCGCGTTCCAAGGCGTCATGTACTTGGTGAGGATCTCGAGCATGGTCTTGATGCGAGCGATGTAGAGGTCCTGCGCCTGGGTGGAACCGATGACCTGGTTGCTGCGCGCGGGAATGCTCGACTCGGACAGCGCGTAGTCGTGGAAGAGCAGCTCCTTGACCATGCCGCGCACCTGGTTCAGCAGGAAGATCGACGGGGAGTTCTTGGGCAGGCTCTTCGAGGTCTCGTCGATCCGACCGCAGAACAGCGTTGCTTCCTCCACCACCTTGGTCAGGACCCGGTTGAGCGGTTCCCTGGTGTTGTAGACGGCCAGCAAGCTCGCGGGGATCTGCTTCGTCTGGGCGGCGTCCGCGAAGTCCTGGTGAATTCGGGCGGTGTCCGGCTCGATGACGATGACCACCGAGATCCCGTCGCTCATGAATGCGGACTCGGGGTCGTCGATGGACTCGCCGTACTTCTTGATGGCCGCCAAGCGGTGCTGACCGTCCGTCACCGAGAACTTCGTGTCGTCACCGATGACCGCGAATCCGACGGTCTTGCCGAAGCTCCCCTCCGGCACGTGCAGGATGGGGATGTTCTTCACGTTCAACGTGAGCGGCGGCATGATGTAGTTGCCCAGGTTCTCGCCGAGGTACTTGACGATGGACCGCACGTGGCTGGTGTCCACCGGTCGGTTGGTCGCCAACCTCGGGCTGCCACCCTTGACCGCGGAGTCCGCCTTCACGTTGTTGACCAGGAACGAGTACGTGAACGCGGTGGACAGCATGATCCGCCCGCCCTGCTGGAAGACCGCGCAGGTGAGCACTCGCCCGTCGGAGGAGGCAGCGGCCTCGTACGCGGCCTGCTGCGCCTCGGTGAGCGACTTGTGGCGGATGAGGTTGAACTTGGAAATGGACATGGAGCACCTCGGAACAGGAAAGCGGGAACTGCGAAATCCCCAGGATGGGCGCACCGCTCAGTGCGTGAACATGATCTTGGCGCACCCCGCAAAACCCTTGCACGCACTATTGCGGATTACCGCAAAAAATATTCCAGGTACCCCTCAGAACTCCACCCGGTACCAGGCGAACCCCGCCGCCCACCCGTCCTCCCCCGCCGCGAACGCCTCGAACGCGCGCGTCACCCGCGCCAAGTCCGGCAGCTCGCACCGGTAGTGCCGGTCCGCCGACCCCTCCCTGCGCTCCAGCGCGTAGCTCACCGCCCCGAAGCCCCCCGCGTACCCCACCTGCACGTAGTCCTGCTCCGCGCGCTCCAGGATCGCGTAGTACCTGCTCCGCGACAGACTCCCCAACGCCGCCGCGATCCGCGCGGCGTCCGGGTTCTCGACGCGGGTCCCGTCCGACAGCGACAGCGTCACCCACGGGTGCAGCACCTGCCGCTCCTGGGGGTCGAAGCACACCAGCCCGTGCCGCCGCGCCAACTCCCGCACCACCGCGTGCACCCGATCGCTCTGCGACCACCGGGCCGACATCACGACCACGCCGCCGCGCGCGCTCGGCTCCTGCGACCACGGCGCCGCCGCCCCGGCGAACGCGCTCCCCAGCTCCTCCAGGAACCCCTTCAGCTCGGGTTCCACCGCATCGGCCGGCGACCGCGCCGCGAGGTCCCGGTACCTCTCCAGCGCGGCCTCGGCGGTGATCGGCGCGGTTTCCCGCCACGCCGCCAGGTCGAAGCCCACGGTCACCGATGCTAGTGACGCCCGACCCGGCGCGGGGTGGCGAAACGCCGGGTCGGGGGGCAGCGCCCCGTGGCCGCTACGACTGGCCGTCGATCAGCCACTGGCCGTTCGACTGGACCAGGGTGAAGGTGTTCGTCTCGCGCGAGCCGCCGTTGTAGACCACGGTCGCGCGCACCTGGTTCGGGCCGACGACCTGCACGTCGGTCAACGACACCGAGCTGATCGTCTGCCAGAACCCGGCGTACCCCTGGTAGGTGCCCGCGCGCCCCGCCTTGAAGTTGTCCGTCAGCCTCGCGTACCCGGCCTCGGTGTTGCCCGGCAGCAGCGAGTAGTAGTCCCGCAGCCCCTGGTCCACCGGCGCGGTCTGCTGCGGGGGCGGCTGCTCCTGGGTGCTGGTCTGCGGCGGCGGCGCGGACGAGCTCTGGGCGGGCGGGGACGACGGGGTGTCGCTGGTCGGCTTCTGCTCGCCCGCGCCGGTGTCCTGGCCGCCGGGCTGCTCGCCGCCGGTCACCTCGGTGGTGACCGTGGTCTGCGGGGGCGGGGTGACCGCCTGGTCGTCCTGGCCCGACTGGTTCACCAGGTACGTGACGAGCGTGGCGATGACCAGCGTGGCCAGCGCGAGCGCCACGATCGGCAGCACCTTGCGCCCGCCACCCTCCTCCTCCGGCTGGTCCGGCTGCGTCCGGTACTGCGGGCGCGGCGGCACGTACGGGGTGGGCGGCGCCGGGGTGAACGCCGTCGCGGGCTCGTCCACGACGGTCGGGGGGTGGCGCTGCTCCGGTTCCGCCGCCCGCTCCGGCTCCGCCGGGGCCGCCGCCAGGTCGTCGACCTTGGTCGGCTGCGGCGTGGACTGGGCGATGTCGGCGGCGGCGGCGACCGCGGCTGCCCCCGCCGCCGCGCCTGCCGCGGCCTCGGCGGGCAGCGCGTCCACGGCGGGCTCCGCGATCACCGTGGTCCCGGCGGGCGCGGCGACGACCGCCGTGGGCGAGGAGTCCGGCCGCACCTCGCGCAGCAGCCGCACCGCCTCGGTCATCGTCGGCCTGGTCGCCGGGTCCACGTCCAGCAGCCGGTTCAGCACCGGCCCGAGCGGCCCCGCGTGCTCGGGCTGCGCGTACTTGCCCTCGGCGACCCGGTGCAGCATCGCGATCGTGTTGGCGTCCGTGCCGAACGGCGGCCCGCCCTCGACGGCCGCGTACAGCGTCGCCCCCAGCCCGTACACGTCCGCCGGGAACTCGGCCCGCCCGCCGCGCGCCACCTCGGGCGAGAGGTACGCGGGCGTGCCGATCAGCAGCCCGGACGCGGTCATCGTGACCTCGTCGGCGGCCCGCGAGGTGCCGAAGTCGGTGATCTTGACCGTGCCGAACTCGGTCACCAGGACGTTGCCCGGCTTCACGTCGCGGTGCACCACGCCCGCGTGGTGGGCGGCGACGAGCCCGGAGGCGAGCTGGATGCCCAGCCGCACGGTCTCGTCGGCGGGCAGCCTGCCGCGCTCGGACAGCAGCGCCGCCAGGCTCTTGGACGGCAGGTACTCCATGATCAGCCACGGCCGGTCGTCGTGCTCGACCACGTCGTAGAGGGCGATCACGTTCGGGTGCTGGAGCCGTGCGGCGATCCGGCCCTCGCGGATCGCCCGCTCGGTGTAGGCCTCGTCGAACGCGATTCCGGGGCGCAGTTCCTTGACGGCGACTACGCGGTGCAACCGCTGGTCCTGGGCGCGCCAGACCACGCCCATGCCACCTGCGCCGATCCGCTCCGTCAACCGGTAGCGATCTGCGATCGTGCGGTCCTCCACGGTGCTCCTCACGTCTGCGCACACGTTCAACAAAGGGTGTACCCCACCAGGAGGTACGGCGAACGCGCTTGATATCACCGGTAGTGATTTCATCTCTCGGCGGGGTGTGCGCGCAACTCCCCTGGTGACCCGTCGTCCACTGTGGACGCCGGAACACGCGCGACACCTCAAGGTCAACGTGCGCCGCTCCCGAGCGGATCGCGTAACGTCGCCACCGATCAGTTGTCAGCGCAACAAGCAGGGAGGGGCGGTACATGCCGCACCGCGTCCGTGGCGTCGTCGCCAAGGCCAAGGGCCAGCCGGTGACCGTGGAGACGATCATCATCCCCGACCCCGGTCCGGGTGAGGCCGTCGTCAGGGTGCAGACCTGCGGGGTCTGCCACACCGACCTGCACTACCGCGAGGGCGGCATCAACGACGAGTTCCCGTTCCTGCTCGGCCACGAGGCCGCCGGGATCGTGGAGGAGGTCGGCGAGGGCGTCACCGACCTCGCGCCCGGCGACTTCGTCGTCCTCAACTGGCGCGCGGTGTGCGGCTCGTGCCGCGCGTGCGCCAAGGGCAAGCCGCAGTACTGCTTCAGCACGCACAACGCCGCCCAGCCGATGACGCTGGAGGACGGCACCCCGCTGACCAACGCGCTGGGGATCGGCGCGTTCGCCGAGAAGACCCTGGTGCACAGCGGCCAGTGCACGAAGGTCGACCCGTCGGCCTCCCCCGCCGCCGTGGGCCTGCTCGGCTGCGGCGTCATGGCGGGCATCGGCGCGGCCATCAACACCGGCAACGTCAGCCGGGGCGACACGGTCGCGGTCATCGGCTGCGGCGGCGTCGGCAACGCGGCCATCATGGGCGCGAAGCTCGCGGGCGCGTCGAAGGTCATCGCCGTCGACGTGGACGCGGCCAAGCTGGAGTGGGCGCGCGGGTTCGGCGCGACGGACGTGGTCAACAGCCGCGAGACCGACGCCGTCGAGGCCATCCAGGCGCTCACCGGCGGGTTCGGCGCGGACGTGGTGATCGACGCCGTGGGCCGCCCGGAGACCTGGAAGCAGGCGTTCTACGCCCGCGACCTGGCCGGGACCGTGGTCCTGGTGGGCGTGCCGACGCCGGAGATGACGCTGGAGCTGCCGTTCATCGACGTGTTCTCG includes:
- a CDS encoding S-(hydroxymethyl)mycothiol dehydrogenase, with protein sequence MPHRVRGVVAKAKGQPVTVETIIIPDPGPGEAVVRVQTCGVCHTDLHYREGGINDEFPFLLGHEAAGIVEEVGEGVTDLAPGDFVVLNWRAVCGSCRACAKGKPQYCFSTHNAAQPMTLEDGTPLTNALGIGAFAEKTLVHSGQCTKVDPSASPAAVGLLGCGVMAGIGAAINTGNVSRGDTVAVIGCGGVGNAAIMGAKLAGASKVIAVDVDAAKLEWARGFGATDVVNSRETDAVEAIQALTGGFGADVVIDAVGRPETWKQAFYARDLAGTVVLVGVPTPEMTLELPFIDVFSRGGALKSSWYGDCLPSRDFPMLVDLYQQGRLDLDAFVTETIALDGVEAAFDKMHGGQVLRSVVQL
- a CDS encoding serine/threonine-protein kinase; translated protein: MRSTVEDRTIADRYRLTERIGAGGMGVVWRAQDQRLHRVVAVKELRPGIAFDEAYTERAIREGRIAARLQHPNVIALYDVVEHDDRPWLIMEYLPSKSLAALLSERGRLPADETVRLGIQLASGLVAAHHAGVVHRDVKPGNVLVTEFGTVKITDFGTSRAADEVTMTASGLLIGTPAYLSPEVARGGRAEFPADVYGLGATLYAAVEGGPPFGTDANTIAMLHRVAEGKYAQPEHAGPLGPVLNRLLDVDPATRPTMTEAVRLLREVRPDSSPTAVVAAPAGTTVIAEPAVDALPAEAAAGAAAGAAAVAAAADIAQSTPQPTKVDDLAAAPAEPERAAEPEQRHPPTVVDEPATAFTPAPPTPYVPPRPQYRTQPDQPEEEGGGRKVLPIVALALATLVIATLVTYLVNQSGQDDQAVTPPPQTTVTTEVTGGEQPGGQDTGAGEQKPTSDTPSSPPAQSSSAPPPQTSTQEQPPPQQTAPVDQGLRDYYSLLPGNTEAGYARLTDNFKAGRAGTYQGYAGFWQTISSVSLTDVQVVGPNQVRATVVYNGGSRETNTFTLVQSNGQWLIDGQS
- a CDS encoding MerR family transcriptional regulator, translating into MTEALIRIGELAAKAGVSPRTVDHYTNLGLLMPAGRSGGNYRLYREQDADVIALVKELEAGGLPLEEIAKAMTSGEADVTGALERIGADLDLLKGAADAAAPELQGLLAVIAGRVQSLITIALQIPPDLLLP
- a CDS encoding nitroreductase/quinone reductase family protein; the protein is MTDAFKQFNQQVIDEFRANAGRVGGMFEGGRLLLLTTTGARTGAKHTNPVGYLPDVERVLVIASAGGAPKHPDWYLNLVANPRVTVENGVFTYEADAEVLRGEERARMFARAVEADPGWGAYQEKTTRVLPVVALNPVPGPPTPNEKSMGGALLAVHDAFRRELALVRKEIRASGGTLGAQLRVNCLTVCAGLRNHHTGEDLMLFPHLRNRYPEMGPVMDRLAREHEAIAALLARLKEAVAGGGAGVADEVDRLAEELEAHLRYEEENLIPLLG
- a CDS encoding DNA sulfur modification protein DndB gives rise to the protein MSISKFNLIRHKSLTEAQQAAYEAAASSDGRVLTCAVFQQGGRIMLSTAFTYSFLVNNVKADSAVKGGSPRLATNRPVDTSHVRSIVKYLGENLGNYIMPPLTLNVKNIPILHVPEGSFGKTVGFAVIGDDTKFSVTDGQHRLAAIKKYGESIDDPESAFMSDGISVVIVIEPDTARIHQDFADAAQTKQIPASLLAVYNTREPLNRVLTKVVEEATLFCGRIDETSKSLPKNSPSIFLLNQVRGMVKELLFHDYALSESSIPARSNQVIGSTQAQDLYIARIKTMLEILTKYMTPWNAIAELPTSGGPANQVVDYRKQYINMTATGLVIIGHVAYEIEKNPDPAWREQRYVELAQKIDWRRDAEIWQNNIISGDKITTVRGPGRVAAGKVMEQLGLRAPEAPEAPVLG
- a CDS encoding sporulation protein, with the translated sequence MFKRMLSAFGVGGPSVDTVLDSPHTAPGQLISGQVRIQGGSSEAVIDQVVLSLVTRVEVERHDNEYAGVAEFLRVAVAHNVRVAANQPLSVPFQIPVPWETPVTAVGGAPLPGVSVGVRTELVIAGAPDKGDLDPVLISPLPSQDRVLQAFGQLGFQFRKADVEAGRIHGVNQELGFYQELEFFPPQQFAGRVNEVELTFVANPHELVVVLEADKRGGVFSSGGDAFGRFHVSHNDAMHTDWASAIGQWLTQVVERGGHGAFGGQPGYGANPAFGGNPAFGGQPGYGQPGGYGQPGYGQPGAYGQPGYGQPGYGGQPAYGYDQHHHQERRGPGMGAVVGGVAAGVVGGMILNEVIDEVGDSFEDEGEDFAGGFDEE